GCGCAGCGTTCAATCAGGTACAATCAACGCGGTATCAGTTTACTGCAGCAGGTACCGTTAAACCGCACCTGTCAATCAGCAGGTGTACCGATACACTGGTGCACCTGTTTACTAGGCGTAGATATCGATACGGTCGACCAGGTCGTTCAGAAATCGACCGGTTTAGTCGTCGActcaatgaataaattaattaaaccGTTTATTGATGACGATGTCTGCGATGAATTGACTCTCGATAAAATCTTGAGCGCCAGAAAATTCGCACCCATCGAACAGGTTAGTTTTACTACGAGATATTTCAGTTTGATTGTACCCAAttccactgtggaactggatccagtaactgtggaactggatccaccgctgtggaactggatccactactgtggaactggatccactgctgtggaactggatccactgctgtggaactggatccactgctgtggaactggatccacaactgtggaatcggGAGTTGATTCATAATTAATCCAAATTCTTCCATTTTTTTTCAGCTTCTCGAATTTTTGGATAAAAACGAAAACAAGAAGAATATAAACGGTAGACGTcgacaccagggggcgttagcGTACCCTCACGTGACTAATTTCACCGAACGGGTTCGATTGGACAAGATGTTTTATCAGGTGACATTTCAAACAAACCCTAATAAAGGCTGGTACGAAGCTACAGTAGAATATGAACAATCCACAGATAAATACCGTGTACTGCCGGATATCAGTCGTATTACTAGCTACGGTAACCAGTCGCATTGTATCGTTAAAACAGCCCCTCATTTACGTAGTTTCTGTAACTGTCGACAGGGCGCAGCACCGGTTACTAAACAATCGCAATATCATTAAATTATATTCATTCCGTAAAGCCATGAAATATAGAGACTTTTAGCGAGAGACTTATTCAATAATAGAGTCAAATTCTTTTGAGTCGTAGCTTCTTGAGTCCTAACCTCTTGAGAGTTGTAGCCTCTTTGAGTCCTAGACTTTGAGTCCTAGACTCTTGAGAGTCGTAGCCTCTTTGAGTCGTAGCCTCTTTTGAGTCCTAGACTCTGAGTCGTAGGTCTCCTACGCTGAATTGTGATATGTATGAAGTTTGTGGGATATATTTGCACCGATAGTCTTggtatatatagaatattgTCTATCTCCTGTTGTGAGGTTTATTGAGGGCAATTTCAATGATAGTTGAGTTTAAAGTCTTCACAAGTCGAGAACTAGAACAAACAACAGAACAGTTCAACTATTGATTTCatcaatgatttattgatttgaagtgATTTAAACTTTCAAGGGGAAAGGGGGTTGAGAGtcagggggagggggttgagagtcagggggagggggttgaGAGTCAGAGGGGGGATTGCGTTTTAATAGTCTCAGAAACCAGAGTAATCTATTAATGAATTACTTACATGAAGGAttttatgttaaaataatTGGTGCTATTAAATTGTGTAATCAATGATTTGTATATagaatttatatgtatgtatagtTTAATTGTGTCTCCCTCACTTTATTCTGCCTCAAGTCGCAacctagatccacccctccAGACCCCCTTCACGTAGGACAGACCTGGTTCAacctagatccacccctccAGACCCCCTTCACGTAGGACAGACCTGGTTCAacctagatccacccctccAGACCCCCTTCACGTAGGACAGACCTGGTTCAacctagatccacccctccAGACCCCCTTCACGTAGGACAGACCTGGTTCAacctagatccacccctccAGACCCCCTTCACGTAGGACAGACCTGGTTCAacctagatccacccctccAGACCCCCTTCACGTAGGATGGACCTGGTTCAacctagatccacccctccAGACCCCCTTCACGTAGGATGGACCTGGTTCAacctagatccacccctccAGACCCTGCTCACTAACTCAATTTCTAGCTTCTGCTGATTATTTTTAATGGTTGATGAACGCTAAatcataaattttttttaatgaaaatatttttgaaaaatttattgtAAAAATTACACaattttctgatgattttttgCTCAATAAAATTCTTATAACAAGTTTATTTTGTACAAAATGAGttttaatgtttgttttctgGCTAAAAGGAACCAGCCCCCCTCCGTTCATCCAGGCCATACGTAATAGCAGTTTGTAGCAGCAAGGCCATCACTTGTGGTTATAGACTCACAGGGAACTTCACTGcatcagaaaatctgttcgttaaaACCGATAGTTCACTGTGTTTCatccagtatgaaaataattgaattatctTACTTTGGACAAGATTCTATATAAGttatatcatttaaaagtgatgcagacaatTCCTCAAAATCGGAAATATTCTCCTGAAAAAATCCTTGAAAAATCCTCCAAGTCTTGAATCGCATTCTGTTGGAATCCTTGTTTACGTAGCACAAGTAGGAAGACAAATACTGTACAAATCATTAATACAAAAAACAGATTTCATATCAGTttgcaaattttttttttaataaatgaaaaaactaaATGACTCGTCagcaaaataattataattgaCTCAGCAGcaaaattataattaatacattattatcaagAATATGCCGGAAGCATAAACATGTGACTAGCGGTTAAAATAAAagcataaatacattttattgaaatgaaagcATTTTTTGCGCTCTTTTACATTTTGTCGAAAAAGATGATAATTGGTGCATTTCATTGCGAGATTATGTATAATATTGGACATTATCCTTTTTGGATGTGACATGTTCTTCAAGATTGGCCTCTGGGAACACCCCCCTCCCCTACCGGGCCCTGCGCTCTCCTCATGGCTATAGATGAGTCCATCCACCCCTGATGGTTTAGCGCCCgagggctgcagttgctgaaaagttggttaaagataaccggcgggtaaataccatagtaacaatgaactttgtcactatgtcaactatccactgttAACTCTTAAACAACATAAGAGCAACTGCAGCTATTGTAGTTTTATAGAGTGGCTCCCCCTATCGGGcacattttgaaatacagtagaaagCTGATATCTATTATacacacatgtatatattgtgtttattgatttttacGGACGAAATTTTATTcactttttttcgtttttgcttcGGTCGATTGTTGAAGACAGTTGCCGCGGCGACGCCGACGAGGTATCGTTAGAATCTGAAGAAACGAACGGTAGAAATCGCTTGACGAAACACCAGACGATTCCTCCGAGCATCCAACTCATGAGGATAAACACGAGGAATGGACGAGGTAAACTCGAGCCCGGTAACGATCTCTGAAACTCAACAATCGGTAACGTATCCACGGTTACAGCACGCGGAGGTGGAGCCGGTTCATCCTGGTAGATCTCTTCATTAACACCGTCTGAATTCAGAACCTGAAAACGATTCATTACTAGACTAACACTATTTGAAGGATGGATGAGGAAACTAACACTATTTGAAGGACGGATGGTGGCAGAAAGTAACACTATTTGAAGGACGGATCGATGCTGAAAGTAACACTATTTGAAGGACACACAGATACTGACCTCACGAGCAGCGCGTTCACCGGACTGGATCGCTCCTTCCATTGTACACATCCATTCCGTAGCTGTTTCACTGCCGGCAAAATACATCGCACCGTGAGGCTTTCGCAAAAAACTGTCAAATAAATAATACTCTTCAGAACCCTTCTATAGAGAATATAGggaacgccccctagtggagCTATTAGATACTACATACCTGCCATATTTGGTCAAAAAGCCCGGAGGTAACACTGTATTGTATCCACCCGGACTGTATTTCTCTTTCGCCCAATTCACCTCCATAAAACCAATCGGCtagaaatcaaataataatatatgaGTAGATTTTAGTTGAAGGTGGGAAATATTGTGAACCTaacacccagttccacagttctagtaATCCACAGTTCTagtgacccagttccacagttctagtaATCCACAGTTCTagtgacccagttccacagttctagtaATCCACAGTTCTActgatccagttctacagttttacggttccacagttgtgggtttCAGTTGTGTGAAACTTGGTAttgaagtaagttttataagtACCTGATTCATGTGTTCACATTGAAATGCGTTTGAGTACTGTTCGGCTAATGCTGATCTCCTGTAACtcacaaaaacaacaattaaaCAGCATTTAAACCTTTACCATAATACGACAAACAGCTGGAATATGAGTTAACCTTGAACTCAGCACTGAAATGTAGCCTAGTTTAATCCATCAGTAACTCTAATCCTAGCCTTGAACTCAGTACCCAAATCTAGCCCAGTTTAATCCATCAGTAACTCTAATCCTAGCCTTGAACTCAGTACCCAAATCTAGCCCAGTTTAATATATTAGTTTCAGTAGAGAAAGAAACAGTAATAATTTGTATCAGAAAACTGtgttcttttatttctagattAGATTAGATCGTTTTTATTCCCCTGACTTCGATAGTTTAAGGAGCTTCATacaatatacatttatataatattaaaaCTTGCAAAAAGAAATggatagaaataatgaatttatctATACTGTAAGGTGCTGCCCCTACATAACTAGCGGCAAAAGTGTAAACTAACTCGACAGTCATTCAAAAGATTATGTGAATGATTAAGTGTTGTTCTTCTATACTATCATTGATAGTGCTGCCTCCTGTGGTGAATAGAGGTGGAATAGGGTGGAATAGAGTGGAATAAGGGTGGAATAGAGTGGAATACCTCTCATCAGGAGTTAGTTCACTGTAGTGTCTGGCATCATCTCCTACAATGAATCCAGAAATAGACGGAGTCGTCCTAGTTGTGTCAAATGATGAAACTGCTGGACCtttatcatcaatcagtttaCCACTGAATCCTGCAAAACAAGAATCCATCTAATcaggatccctacagatcagttaACCACTGAATCCTGCAAAACAAGAATCCATCTAATCAGGATCCTTACAGATCAGTTAACCACTGAATCCTGCAAAACAAGAATCCATCTAATCAGGATCCTTACAGATCAGTTAACCACTGAATCCTGCAAAACAAGAATCCATCTAATcaggatccctacagatcagttaACCACTGAATCCTGCAAAACAAGAATCCATCTAATcaggatccctacagatcagttaACCACTGAATCCTGCAAAACAAGAATCCATCTAATcaggatccctacagatcagttaACCACTGAATCCTGCAAAACAAGAATCCATCTAATcaggatccctacagatcagttaACCACTGAATCCTGCAAAACAAGAATCCATCTAATcaggatccctacagatcagttaACCACTGAATCCTGCAAAACAAGAATCCATCTAATcaggatccctacagatcagtcatattccagaattcaaggagttttcaagaacatttcaaatttcaaggaataACTTAAAGTAGGCGTAAAACCTAAAACGTTTCTaattctcaaaattcaaggagtttcgggaattttgctcaaattcaaggatattcaaggtaattgaaaaacatttatggtttagttttcaaggaatcaaggaaTCGTAGGGATCCTGAATTGTATGAGTAATTAAATTCTCGAGTAAGACCCGTTAAAACTGACTCCTGCGTTTCATGAAAGTTTAACTAAAATTTTGggtgtaattgctattggttacttcacaTGTTCTCaacgaggacaacaattcaattaaCAAAACTGATTTAAGctaaaactttttcatgaaacccTGGAGTAATTAAGGGCGTGTTACGTACCTTTATCGAGCCAGAACGGTCTATCATAAAACAGAACCGTTTTTATAGCCAGACCTCGAGGAATATTCGTTATAAATTGACATCTTTCGACCGGGAATTTCGGAATGTAATGAATATCTTTTTGATTCGTAATCGGTAGAGCATTGATCACATGACTACACTGAAAACATATACAGATTATACATTCACTTGTCTGAAACTctctcctcccctccctcATCCCCCTCCCTcatccccctctctcctcccctccctcATCCCCCTCCCTcatccccctctctcctcccctccctcatccccctctctcctcccctctctcctcccctccctcatccccctctctcctcccctctctcctcccctccctcatccccctctctcctcccctctctcctcccctccctcatccccctctctcctcccctccctcatccccctctctcctcccctctctcctcccctccctcATCCCCCTCTCTCCATTTCCCTTATGCTTGTTAAAATCCAATCAAGAGAAGTTTCACTAAACGACCTTGACATTCATTCTACTCACCGTGAAAATCTCTCCGTCTGCTGCGGTAACCTTGATCTTATCACCGGATTGATCGACAGACGCGACCGGTTTCGAGCAGATGACCGATCCATCCAGATATTCCGCCATTTTCTCGCACAGATTTTGACTTCCGCCGACAATTTGTTTTTCctgaaatgtaaaaatacaaaatctaaAACGAAAGTAGTTTAAGGTCAACAGGGAACCCGCAACACCGGCtattccaccagatggcgtgataATCAACTTTAATGTGGTATTTTTAGGCTCCCGAATCCATAAATTTTCACAAGAAGCATAAAAAActcatcaaattcatttctctACTCAGCGATTAGTTTCTAGTTTTCAGTGTAATTATTCAAATCGATCTAAAATTGGACACAAGaccgagtaactactagcgacacctggtggatccttgcCTGCCACAGTAGTATTGGTGGCTCCCCATTGAGGGaaattcaaacgatgattGTATAAGAAATTGAGTGAATTTACCGGGTGACCGCTGGAAGGAGTAATCAATGGACTGATAGCGTGCTGCGTGTGAACACACAACAGGAAAAACAGTTGAGACATCTCATACGGTTCAACTCCGTAATACatctttattatcattcgTAGAATCGTCTTCGAAAACCTGATAAAAAATTGGAAAAACGGAGAATATAAAAATAGACGATGAAAAATTCAGGAGATTCCGAGTTTTCACAATTTCACTTACTCAGAATAGCACAAagaattcatcaaatcttCACAATTTTGACGGTCCCACTTTTTAGCGTCCGGGGCCGACCACGGCGCTTTCAATGGCACCTACACATGAATTATGTAAACAACAAATTTAGTTCAAGTTGTCGAAAGTTTCTTGTGAAGCCATgttacaaatagttatttgaTAGTTACGCCTGCGGTATTTGATAGTTACGCCTGCGGTATTTGATAGTTACCTGTTGAGCCATgttacaaatagttatttgaTAGTTACGCCTGCGGTATTTGATAGTTACGCCTGCAGTATTTGATAGTTACGCCTGCGGTATTTGATAGTTACCTGTTGAGCCATGTTGTCAATAGTTATTTGATAGTTACGCCTGCGGTATTTGATAGTTACGCCTGCGGTATTTGATAGTTACCTGTTGAGCCATgttacaaatagttatttgaTAGTTACGCCTGCGGTATTTGATAGTTACCTGTTGAGCCATGTTGTCAATAGTTATTTGATAGTTACGCCTGCGGTATTTGATAGTTACGCCTGCAGTATTTGATAGTTACCTGTTGAGCCATGTTGTCAATAGTTATTTGATAGTTACGCCTGCGGTATTTGATAGTTACCTGTTGAGCCATGTTGTCAATAGTTATTTGATAGTTACGCCTGCGGTATTTGATAGTTACCTGTTGAGCCATGTTGTCAATAGTTTTAAACGTATTGTTTAAATCGAGTTGATCGAATAAACTTTCAGCGGGTAAAATATTATTCTCCACCAAATTCCTTTTAccctgaaaaatatatcatcaCAAATATCTCAATCACTCAACAGTAGCATATACAGTGATGTCATAGGCAGAATACTCACCGGTATTTTGAGAGTTatgcgatgatgtcatagggggaatacTCACCAGTATTTTGAGAATATCGATAGATTCATTCATATCAATGAGACTGATATCGAATTCTCGACACAGTCGTGACACACGGTTAAAAGGTGGCGCCACAAATTCCCCTCCGAGATCCACACCTCCAAACTCACTCTATAAAACACAGAAAAATACACAGCTTAGTTTTAACCTAGACGCGAGCCCGGTAAACCTAAACCCGGTCCGGTAAATCCAGACCAGTTCCAGTAAACCTGGTCCTTGGAACGTCAAATCGTGagtgccccctagtggttTGATTTAGAACTGACCTGTGCTGTATAAGTTCGGCCCCCAATTCGATCTCTTGCCTCTAGAACTACGACTGATTTACCGCGATCCCGTAACAGTTTACCAGCGCTTAGACCTGTAAAAACAATTCACAACTATATCCAATCAGAGAGAGGAACCGATAGGGGGAGGGAGGAGCCGATATGGGGAGGGAGGAGCCGATAGGGGGAGGGAGGAGCCGATAGGGGGAGGGAGGAGCCgatagggggaggggggttatTAAATCTTACCGCTCAAACCGGCTCCTATAATCACTACATCAACATCGTTTTTGTATCCGTCTGACGCCTGGTCGCCATTAGCAACATAATCATCTAAAGTCACTGTATCAATCTCCATGGTTACCGTAGATACAAAACCTAATAAAAGAACGTTAAACAAGAttagttttgtttttaaaatgagatctatttcaaaaaatttcaaatgttctAAATCAACTGCGAATAATTACCCGATGCTGCCCCCTGTGAGTGATCAGTTTAAAACTGTCTAATTATTCGAATCAATCTAAAATTTGTTTCGAATGCAGATTTTGTCGCTTGCTCAGTCTAAAATCCAGGCACTACCGAGTACGACACAACTAGGACAGGGACAGAGCAATTTCTCTAAAATGTCCTCACATTCAGTGAGAATTTTATGTAGGGAATTTAGGTCAATAATCAACTACCGGTTTTTCATTGTAAACACGATGAATAGCGGGCGCGGGACCTGCTGCACTCGTCTCACCAGCTAGTGCCCAGCCCCAGGGCAGGCCCCCGAGAGAGAGGAGCAGGTTGATTATTCCTGTGTATGTCAGCGCGCGTCTATTCACTTAAAACCTCCTCTACTGATTGTTTCATCAATCGATACATAATACCAGCACGCATAGAAATTAAATACACGCGTTAAAAACGTTAAACTTACCCGAAAAAATAGATACTGCCCGACAATAAAATcgtatattgaattgaattggtgcTGGTGCGGGGAATCCCAAGATATTCAGTTCCGGTTTATGCAGGGACTCGATCCCCGAGCTCTGAGCTCACGGCGCGCCAGGATCTGGCGCTGCTaattaaccctaaccctagggttaACGTCTGgtcaggactcgaacctgccaACTCCGGATCACCAGGATCTGGCGCTGCTAATTAACCCTAGGGTTAACGTTTggtcgggactcgaacccaccgACTCCAGCTCGCCACGAGGTCCGACTATCCATGGCCAATTTCTGGACTAAGAAAAACGTCGGTGGTTTTCCTAGTACAGTAATTAGGAGACTGACACAGTGTAGTGcacccatcctcgcttgccagggttgaTTGACCACACACACGCCGCAACGGCTTTACACCCCTTTGCATGAGCTTCGCGACCGCCTGCAAACCCTGGCATGCGAGCAAAGGAGCATGCAGTACGGGTCTGATTTTCCTTCTctttcaaagaaatttatattcaaaagTCGAGGTTAATTAATCGGGAACTCGTACGTGTAGTCTTGccacacccccccccccccaaaaaaaaaaaaattaaaaaaattctgttaaagaaCAGTCGTTATGTGGTTACTCTACTAAACTACTTAGAAAAAAACCCGatatatttcagcgttttaaaatcaattcttgAAGatgtttatttaatttttccatTCTCAAATCGTAGTTTTCGGAAAAAGGCTGGAAATTATTTACTTTTATCCAAAATCAGACCTTTTTATGAGTGAGATGATTTTTCTCGGTCCTAAAAACATCCGATTTTTTACGCGAGGCGTAGGGCGATGTGATGGGTTTAACGGATGGAATATAATTGAGTCTCTCTATTCACAGATGATAAAACCCGCAGTATAATTTAGATCAGATGCAAACATATAAATGCAGAAAATAAAGCGATGATTATTAGTCACGAGGAtctattaaattcatttacattcaCGGATGTCTTTTCAACATTAATTGccattgaatatatatttttatacaatagaTAATCGTTTTGAATTACATCCGGGTGTTTGAATCTTACTATATACACTATATACACTACATCACATCACCCACGCCCCCCTTAGGCCTATCTCATATTAGTTCAATAAATATCCCTACCACAAAATTAGGCAAAAACATGCACCTACGGGCTAGAATGTAGGAGAGTGGACACCACTCTCGAACATTCTTGTCTCTATAGGCTATAGGCATCCGGGTGTCATTAGTCACACATtcacgattgatagaacacaATATCCGCGTTGATGCGATGTAGaaagaatcccacaatgataatgaaaaagtccgaaaatgctAGTTTGTCTCATTACTTCTGATTTCAATTtgcaatttatatttatattcacTATTGTATCATATAAATACTCTCTGGTTTGCTtccttttaatctattttagcgtgtaactgtttctacattaattttcctttagtttgtatcgtctctgattacttgaattagtctctatatatatatatatatatatatatatatatatcataatttctgttgtatttcggtattcctgaagatgtctattaggatatagtggaaacgttgaataaactacactagctcaaggaatacagtattcctgaagatgactattagaatatagtcgaaacgttgaataaactacagtATTCCTgtagatgactattagaatatagtcgaatcGTTGAATagactacactagctcaaggaatacagtattcctgaagatgactattaggatatagtcgaaacgttgaataaactacactagctcaaggaatacagtattcctgaagatgactattaggatatagtcgaaacgttgaataaactacactagctcaaggaatacagtattcctgaagatgactattaggatatagtcgaaacgttgaataaactacactagctcaaggaatacagtattcctgaagatgactattaggatatagtggaaacgttgaataaactacactagctcaaggaatacagtattcctgaagatgactattaggatatagtcgaaacgttgaataaactgcactagctcaaggaaacatt
This sequence is a window from Tubulanus polymorphus chromosome 9, tnTubPoly1.2, whole genome shotgun sequence. Protein-coding genes within it:
- the LOC141911163 gene encoding amine oxidase [flavin-containing] B-like isoform X1 yields the protein MEIDTVTLDDYVANGDQASDGYKNDVDVVIIGAGLSGLSAGKLLRDRGKSVVVLEARDRIGGRTYTAQSEFGGVDLGGEFVAPPFNRVSRLCREFDISLIDMNESIDILKILGKRNLVENNILPAESLFDQLDLNNTFKTIDNMAQQVPLKAPWSAPDAKKWDRQNCEDLMNSLCYSEFSKTILRMIIKMYYGVEPYEMSQLFFLLCVHTQHAISPLITPSSGHPEKQIVGGSQNLCEKMAEYLDGSVICSKPVASVDQSGDKIKVTAADGEIFTCSHVINALPITNQKDIHYIPKFPVERCQFITNIPRGLAIKTVLFYDRPFWLDKGFSGKLIDDKGPAVSSFDTTRTTPSISGFIVGDDARHYSELTPDERRSALAEQYSNAFQCEHMNQPIGFMEVNWAKEKYSPGGYNTVLPPGFLTKYGSFLRKPHGAMYFAGSETATEWMCTMEGAIQSGERAAREVLNSDGVNEEIYQDEPAPPPRAVTVDTLPIVEFQRSLPGSSLPRPFLVFILMSWMLGGIVWCFVKRFLPFVSSDSNDTSSASPRQLSSTIDRSKNEKK
- the LOC141911163 gene encoding amine oxidase [flavin-containing] B-like isoform X2; amino-acid sequence: MEIDTVTLDDYVANGDQASDGYKNDVDVVIIGAGLSGLSAGKLLRDRGKSVVVLESEFGGVDLGGEFVAPPFNRVSRLCREFDISLIDMNESIDILKILGKRNLVENNILPAESLFDQLDLNNTFKTIDNMAQQVPLKAPWSAPDAKKWDRQNCEDLMNSLCYSEFSKTILRMIIKMYYGVEPYEMSQLFFLLCVHTQHAISPLITPSSGHPEKQIVGGSQNLCEKMAEYLDGSVICSKPVASVDQSGDKIKVTAADGEIFTCSHVINALPITNQKDIHYIPKFPVERCQFITNIPRGLAIKTVLFYDRPFWLDKGFSGKLIDDKGPAVSSFDTTRTTPSISGFIVGDDARHYSELTPDERRSALAEQYSNAFQCEHMNQPIGFMEVNWAKEKYSPGGYNTVLPPGFLTKYGSFLRKPHGAMYFAGSETATEWMCTMEGAIQSGERAAREVLNSDGVNEEIYQDEPAPPPRAVTVDTLPIVEFQRSLPGSSLPRPFLVFILMSWMLGGIVWCFVKRFLPFVSSDSNDTSSASPRQLSSTIDRSKNEKK
- the LOC141911163 gene encoding amine oxidase [flavin-containing] B-like isoform X3, with protein sequence MNESIDILKILGKRNLVENNILPAESLFDQLDLNNTFKTIDNMAQQVPLKAPWSAPDAKKWDRQNCEDLMNSLCYSEFSKTILRMIIKMYYGVEPYEMSQLFFLLCVHTQHAISPLITPSSGHPEKQIVGGSQNLCEKMAEYLDGSVICSKPVASVDQSGDKIKVTAADGEIFTCSHVINALPITNQKDIHYIPKFPVERCQFITNIPRGLAIKTVLFYDRPFWLDKGFSGKLIDDKGPAVSSFDTTRTTPSISGFIVGDDARHYSELTPDERRSALAEQYSNAFQCEHMNQPIGFMEVNWAKEKYSPGGYNTVLPPGFLTKYGSFLRKPHGAMYFAGSETATEWMCTMEGAIQSGERAAREVLNSDGVNEEIYQDEPAPPPRAVTVDTLPIVEFQRSLPGSSLPRPFLVFILMSWMLGGIVWCFVKRFLPFVSSDSNDTSSASPRQLSSTIDRSKNEKK